The genomic DNA CTTCCTTCATATGTTGTTATTACCATCCTTGGATCTTCAGCTAAGCGCTCCACACGTTTCTTTACACGACAATTCTCCTGTGTGCAACGGTAATAGCTTCTACACATTTTTAATATGAGACAAATTAACTTGGTAATTAATCAGCAGTCCAAAATAAAGTACGTTAGTAATTAGTTGTGATGAAAAAGAATCTTTAACATTTGAGGGTCATAATGAAAGGAATCTTTAATTATCCTTACATTAAAACCTTCCCGAAACCAGTTAATTAAAGCTAACTAGTTGTGATGAAAAAGAAGTAATGAAGGAAAGAGGGATGTGGAGATTGGAGGGAGAACATATGTTGCATGTTTGGGACACAATGAATCAAGGTTCCAATATACAGTAGAGTACTCCctccattcattttcttttgatgttttagctcTTGACATAAGTTTTAAGgagtaattaaaatatataaacatttgtgtgttttttacttaaatatccttatttatcattaaattcacatgtgataaacCAAATGTCATAACTactttaatagtttattgtgttttccaacaagggtaaacttgagaaaacaataataaattcaccaaaacatcaaaaattttagaatatagttgaagttctaAAACATCACAAGAAAAAGAATGGAGGAAGTactatcaaatcaaatatattaattctTTCAAATTATTACTCCCTCTCCATAATAATAACCACATTTGACCATTTTGTATAGATTAATTAGAGGCACggttaggaaaaaaaaaatacaattaaaactatattaaaaattaaaagcaacAAACTTTTTGATCTTTTTTCCAAATGAAATGTGACAATTATTACGAGATTAATTGAGTAATTATCAAAGTAAGACAAAAAAAGAGAACCTTTGAATTTTAGTTTCATATACCTGGGATGTTGGGTGTTCTTTACAACTTTTTGTCCATACTTCCTCCACTTGTAACCATCATCCAACACATCCACATCAGTACTCAATGTTTTGAAGCAAAACCTAGGCTCTCTCACTTTCTTTCTTcccttcattttcttcattttcatggTAGTAGAAACACCCAAATGATTATCACGATGATCTACTCCATTTCTTTTACCACTATTATTCATGCAATTACTTATTACTTCTCCTCCCAATATTGCCCTATATTGAGACAAATTTACAACATCCATCAAACCATCGATATATCAATCTCTTTagcaagattaaaaaaaatagtcaattAACTAATTAGCTAAAACAAATTGAAGTAGCAAAGgaaatttaaaaacgaaaaatatGGTAACCAATAAATATGTCTCTAATGTAATCTCTAAGTGTTGGAGACATCAAATTTGGTAAAATATGGTAaccaataaatattaatttttccgtctctaattttcatttttattaaccTTTTTCGATACATGATAAAACAAATATGAGAATTGAACTGTTTTTGTCTCACCATGGATTTACAATGGATCCATGCAAGGATAGGAATGGAGTACTTCCTCCAAAGCTAGAAGTGAGgtattcttttgatttttgaggATTGGTTGTGAGTAGGGTTTGTGTTAGGTTTGATGTAGAATCTGATTCAGATGTAAGTGAAGAAGCTATGGAACTGAAGGCTTTCAAAGATTGATTGCAATCTAAAGAAGGGAAAGTAAGGTTTGTTGGGAAAGGAATGAACCCCATTTGTGTGGAAATCTGATTCTCCTCCTCAAATAAGTGGTGGTCAATAATTTGGGACATCACTTCTTCTTATGATCTCTCTATCCTTCTCCCTTTTCTTCTCTATATATAGTTGGTGATCTTTCTAGAGCTAGCAAAGAGGTTAGGTGCAACTTATATAGTGGGTTTCTCTCAAGCCTTTGGGACGACACATACATATACCCCCCTTGCCCTTGGTGTCAAAAACTcacttaataaataattaaaatatataaaaagtaatGTAGTGTCAAATATGATACTTAATATCTtgctccctccgttttaaaatatatgttcaatttttacaatgtgcactattcac from Medicago truncatula cultivar Jemalong A17 chromosome 8, MtrunA17r5.0-ANR, whole genome shotgun sequence includes the following:
- the LOC11442562 gene encoding probable WRKY transcription factor 13; amino-acid sequence: MSQIIDHHLFEEENQISTQMGFIPFPTNLTFPSLDCNQSLKAFSSIASSLTSESDSTSNLTQTLLTTNPQKSKEYLTSSFGGSTPFLSLHGSIVNPWAILGGEVISNCMNNSGKRNGVDHRDNHLGVSTTMKMKKMKGRKKVREPRFCFKTLSTDVDVLDDGYKWRKYGQKVVKNTQHPRSYYRCTQENCRVKKRVERLAEDPRMVITTYEGRHVHSPSNDLEDSQTQSDNFLW